A genomic stretch from Cottoperca gobio unplaced genomic scaffold, fCotGob3.1 fCotGob3_458arrow_ctg1, whole genome shotgun sequence includes:
- the slc25a11 gene encoding mitochondrial 2-oxoglutarate/malate carrier protein, protein MAEAKPKTSPKAVKFLFGGLAGMGATVFVQPLDLVKNRMQLSGQGTKAREYKTSFHALVSILRNEGVGGIYTGLSAGLLRQATYTTTRLGIYTILFEKMTDADGRPPNFLFKALIGMTAGATGAFVGTPAEVALIRMTADGRLPADQMRGYTNVFNALARITREEGLSTLWRGCVPTMARAVVVNAAQLASYSQTKQALLDSGYVRDGILCHFCASMISGLVTTAASMPVDIVKTRIQNMRMIDGKPEYKNGLEVLMRVVRNEGFFSLWKGFTPYYARLGPHTVLTFIFLEQMNRLYKTHVLDR, encoded by the exons ATGGCGGAGGCAAAGCCCAAGACATCTCCGAAGGCCGTTAAGTTCCTGTTCGGAGGCTTGGCTGG gatgGGGGCGACAGTGTTCGTGCAGCCCCTGGACCTGGTGAAGAACCGGATGCAGCTGAGCGGACAGGGCACGAAGGCTCGAGAGTACAAAACCAGTTTCCACGCGCTGGTGTCCATCCTGAGGAACGAGGGAGTGGGAGGCATCTACACCgg GCTATCGGCAGGTTTGTTGCGTCAGGCGACCTACACGACGACTCGTCTGGGAATCTACACCATCCTGTTCGAGAAGATGACTGACGCTGACGGACGGCCACCAAACTTCCTCTTCAAG GCTCTGATCGGGATGACAGCCGGAGCTACGGGAGCGTTTGTCGGGACGCCGGCGGAGGTCGCTCTGATCAGGATGACTGCTGATGGACG GCTCCCTGCAGACCAGATGAGAGGCTACACTAATGTCTTCAACGCTTTGGCTCGGATAACCAGAGAAGAAGGTCTCAGCACACTGTGGAGG gggtgtGTTCCGACCATGGCTCGGGCGGTGGTGGTGAACGCAGCTCAGCTCGCCTCCTACTCTCAGACCAAACAGGCGCTGCTGGACTCAG ggtATGTCCGGGACGGTATTCTGTGTCACTTCTGTGCCAGTATGATCAGCGGTCTGGTTACCACGGCAGCGTCGATGCCCGTGGACATCGTGAAGACGCG GATCCAGAACATGAGGATGATCGACGGGAAGCCCGAGTACAAGAACGGCCTG GAGGTGCTGATGCGGGTCGTGAGGAACGAGGGATTCTTCTCGCTGTGGAAAGGTTTCACGCCGTACTACGCTCGGCTCGGCCCCCACACTGTCCTCACCTTCATCTTCCTCGAGCAGATGAACCGCCTGTACAAGACGCACGTCCTCGaccgctaa
- the LOC115006069 gene encoding motile sperm domain-containing protein 1-like isoform X3 gives MRRKDSREGQGGAEQGGGREDRGQEVVRRAGGETGDVSPLPVFLFPSELLFYCEQRSSHRRVLTLYNPYSFSLCFKNMLLLILHLLPVRVVRHLDVAPRHRGRRDRFRLEVRGGGRAGGREIWAELRGGEEEGGREEEGGGGEERKRRGAEGQQRALSPLLVHTHLPTCTAVRSVSQWVVCAVLAVLCVAVLMLPLHTDSGSVVPRCLHVSTNQKLVCAYTLGLLTMVFLR, from the exons atgaggagaaagGACAGCCGTGAAGGACAGGGCGGGGcggagcaggggggggggagagaggaccGGGGGCAGGAGGTGGTGAGACGGGCGGGAGGTGAGACGGGCGACGTGTCTCCGCTGCCTGTCTTCCTGTTCCCGTCTGAGCTGCTGTTTTACTGCGAGCAGAGGAGCTCCCACAGGAGAGTGCTGACTCTGTACAACCCCTACAGCTTCAGCCTCTGCTTCAAGA ACATGCTGCTCCTCATCCTGCATCTACTTCCTGTCAGGGTGGTGCGTCACCTGGACGTCGCCCCCCGCCACCGCGGCCGCAGAGACCGGTTCCGCCTGGAGGTGCGAGGAGGAGGTCGGGCGGGAGGACGGGAAATCTGGGCCGAGCTGAGGGGGGgcgaggaggaggggggaagggaggaggaggggggagggggggaggagaggaagaggaggggagcagaaggccagcagagggcgctgtctcctctgctggtgcacacacacctgccgaCCTGCACAG CTGTGCGCAGTGTGTCTCAGTGGGTGGTGTGTGCGGTGCTGGCGGTGCTGTGTGTCGCAGTGTTGATGCTCCCCCTCCACACTGACAGCGGCTCTGTGGTTCCACGCTGCCTGCACGTCTCCACCAATCAGAAGCTGGTCTGCGCCTACACactgg GTCTTCTCACCATGGTGTTTCTACGGTAA
- the LOC115006069 gene encoding motile sperm domain-containing protein 1-like isoform X1, whose amino-acid sequence MRRKDSREGQGGAEQGGGREDRGQEVVRRAGGETGDVSPLPVFLFPSELLFYCEQRSSHRRVLTLYNPYSFSLCFKMMCTAPSLYRVVEAEGSVRAKSCVDLVVRHLDVAPRHRGRRDRFRLEVRGGGRAGGREIWAELRGGEEEGGREEEGGGGEERKRRGAEGQQRALSPLLVHTHLPTCTAVRSVSQWVVCAVLAVLCVAVLMLPLHTDSGSVVPRCLHVSTNQKLVCAYTLGLLTMVFLR is encoded by the exons atgaggagaaagGACAGCCGTGAAGGACAGGGCGGGGcggagcaggggggggggagagaggaccGGGGGCAGGAGGTGGTGAGACGGGCGGGAGGTGAGACGGGCGACGTGTCTCCGCTGCCTGTCTTCCTGTTCCCGTCTGAGCTGCTGTTTTACTGCGAGCAGAGGAGCTCCCACAGGAGAGTGCTGACTCTGTACAACCCCTACAGCTTCAGCCTCTGCTTCAAGA tgatGTGCACGGCCCCCTCCCTCTACAGGGTGGTGGAGGCAGAGGGCAGCGTCCGAGCTAAGTCCTGCGTGGACCT GGTGGTGCGTCACCTGGACGTCGCCCCCCGCCACCGCGGCCGCAGAGACCGGTTCCGCCTGGAGGTGCGAGGAGGAGGTCGGGCGGGAGGACGGGAAATCTGGGCCGAGCTGAGGGGGGgcgaggaggaggggggaagggaggaggaggggggagggggggaggagaggaagaggaggggagcagaaggccagcagagggcgctgtctcctctgctggtgcacacacacctgccgaCCTGCACAG CTGTGCGCAGTGTGTCTCAGTGGGTGGTGTGTGCGGTGCTGGCGGTGCTGTGTGTCGCAGTGTTGATGCTCCCCCTCCACACTGACAGCGGCTCTGTGGTTCCACGCTGCCTGCACGTCTCCACCAATCAGAAGCTGGTCTGCGCCTACACactgg GTCTTCTCACCATGGTGTTTCTACGGTAA
- the LOC115006069 gene encoding motile sperm domain-containing protein 1-like isoform X2: MRRKDSREGQGGAEQGGGREDRGQEVVRRAGGETGDVSPLPVFLFPSELLFYCEQRSSHRRVLTLYNPYSFSLCFKTDMLLLILHLLPVRVVRHLDVAPRHRGRRDRFRLEVRGGGRAGGREIWAELRGGEEEGGREEEGGGGEERKRRGAEGQQRALSPLLVHTHLPTCTAVRSVSQWVVCAVLAVLCVAVLMLPLHTDSGSVVPRCLHVSTNQKLVCAYTLGLLTMVFLR, encoded by the exons atgaggagaaagGACAGCCGTGAAGGACAGGGCGGGGcggagcaggggggggggagagaggaccGGGGGCAGGAGGTGGTGAGACGGGCGGGAGGTGAGACGGGCGACGTGTCTCCGCTGCCTGTCTTCCTGTTCCCGTCTGAGCTGCTGTTTTACTGCGAGCAGAGGAGCTCCCACAGGAGAGTGCTGACTCTGTACAACCCCTACAGCTTCAGCCTCTGCTTCAAGA CAGACATGCTGCTCCTCATCCTGCATCTACTTCCTGTCAGGGTGGTGCGTCACCTGGACGTCGCCCCCCGCCACCGCGGCCGCAGAGACCGGTTCCGCCTGGAGGTGCGAGGAGGAGGTCGGGCGGGAGGACGGGAAATCTGGGCCGAGCTGAGGGGGGgcgaggaggaggggggaagggaggaggaggggggagggggggaggagaggaagaggaggggagcagaaggccagcagagggcgctgtctcctctgctggtgcacacacacctgccgaCCTGCACAG CTGTGCGCAGTGTGTCTCAGTGGGTGGTGTGTGCGGTGCTGGCGGTGCTGTGTGTCGCAGTGTTGATGCTCCCCCTCCACACTGACAGCGGCTCTGTGGTTCCACGCTGCCTGCACGTCTCCACCAATCAGAAGCTGGTCTGCGCCTACACactgg GTCTTCTCACCATGGTGTTTCTACGGTAA